In the genome of Flavobacterium panacagri, one region contains:
- the rimO gene encoding 30S ribosomal protein S12 methylthiotransferase RimO, protein MRTKSLKKNKINVITLGCSKNVYDSEVLMGQLRANGKEVEHEAPAEKEGNIIVINTCGFIDNAKAESVNMILEYADKKDRGLVDKVFVTGCLSERYRPDLEKEIPNVDQYFGTTELPQLLKALGADYKHELLGERLTTTPKNYAYLKIAEGCDRPCSFCAIPLMRGSHVSQPIEKLVKEAQGLAKNGVKELILIAQDLTYYGLDLYKKRNLAELLEELAKVEGIEWIRLHYAYPTGFPMDVLELMKREPKICNYIDIPLQHISDSILKSMRRGTTQAKTTQLLKDFRAAVPGMAIRTTLIVGYPGETQEDFEILKDFVQEMKFDRMGCFAYSHEENTHAYLLEDNVPDDVKQARANEIMELQSQISWDLNQEKVGKVFRCIIDRKEGAHFVGRTEFDSPDVDNEVLIDASKHYVKTGEFVNIKIIEATEFDLYGEPA, encoded by the coding sequence ATGAGAACCAAGTCTTTAAAAAAGAACAAAATTAACGTAATCACTCTTGGGTGTTCAAAAAATGTTTATGACAGTGAAGTCCTTATGGGACAGCTGCGTGCGAATGGAAAAGAAGTTGAACATGAAGCTCCAGCAGAAAAAGAAGGAAACATTATTGTAATTAATACTTGTGGATTTATTGACAATGCAAAAGCAGAATCAGTAAACATGATTTTGGAATACGCTGATAAAAAAGACAGAGGACTTGTTGATAAAGTTTTTGTTACAGGATGTTTATCTGAGCGTTACAGACCAGATTTAGAAAAAGAAATTCCAAACGTAGATCAATATTTTGGAACTACAGAATTACCTCAATTACTAAAAGCTCTTGGAGCAGATTATAAACACGAATTACTTGGAGAGCGTTTAACTACAACTCCAAAAAACTACGCTTACTTAAAAATTGCAGAAGGCTGCGATAGACCTTGTAGTTTCTGTGCCATTCCATTAATGAGAGGCTCACACGTCTCTCAGCCAATTGAGAAATTAGTAAAAGAAGCTCAGGGATTAGCAAAAAACGGAGTTAAAGAATTAATCTTAATTGCTCAGGATTTAACTTATTACGGTCTTGATCTTTATAAAAAGAGAAATCTTGCTGAACTTCTTGAAGAATTAGCAAAAGTTGAAGGCATTGAATGGATTCGCCTTCATTATGCCTACCCAACTGGCTTCCCTATGGACGTTTTAGAATTAATGAAACGTGAACCAAAAATTTGCAATTACATTGACATTCCTTTACAGCATATTTCAGATTCAATCTTGAAATCAATGCGCCGTGGCACAACTCAGGCTAAAACAACGCAGTTATTGAAAGATTTCCGCGCTGCAGTTCCCGGAATGGCTATTAGAACAACTCTTATTGTTGGTTATCCTGGTGAAACACAAGAAGATTTTGAAATCTTAAAAGATTTTGTTCAAGAAATGAAATTTGACAGAATGGGATGCTTTGCTTATTCTCATGAAGAAAATACTCATGCTTATTTGTTAGAAGACAACGTACCAGATGATGTAAAACAAGCTCGTGCAAATGAAATCATGGAATTACAATCTCAAATTTCATGGGATTTAAACCAAGAAAAAGTAGGCAAAGTTTTTAGATGTATTATTGACAGGAAAGAAGGCGCTCATTTTGTGGGGCGTACAGAGTTTGACAGCCCTGATGTTGACAACGAAGTTTTAATAGATGCTTCTAAACATTATGTAAAAACTGGTGAATTTGTTAATATCAAGATAATTGAAGCAACAGAATTTGATTTATACGGAGAACCTGCTTAA
- a CDS encoding response regulator — protein MLEQILCIDDDPITLMLCKKVISKSSFSHEVITAQNGEEALHHFNTLKYTNEKNKKKPELIFLDLNMPIMGGWEFLDHFTSSDYKEFNSVPVIVLSSTIDPDDLAKAKKYPIIIDFLSKPITLPMLEYLKKKITP, from the coding sequence ATGCTCGAGCAGATTTTATGCATTGACGATGACCCCATCACGCTGATGTTATGCAAAAAAGTAATCTCTAAATCTTCATTTTCACATGAAGTTATTACAGCTCAAAACGGTGAAGAAGCACTCCATCATTTCAACACCTTAAAATATACCAACGAAAAAAACAAAAAAAAACCTGAATTGATTTTTCTAGATCTAAACATGCCTATAATGGGCGGCTGGGAATTTCTAGATCATTTTACCTCTTCAGATTACAAAGAATTCAACTCCGTCCCTGTAATTGTTCTATCCTCTACAATTGACCCTGATGATCTTGCAAAGGCTAAAAAATACCCAATTATTATCGACTTCCTATCAAAACCAATCACATTACCAATGCTTGAGTATCTTAAGAAAAAAATAACCCCTTAA
- a CDS encoding glycoside hydrolase family 5 protein has protein sequence MKSKLYYVIVFLLIFVHASKAQFVKKHGQLSVQGTQLVDKNNNPIVLRGLSFGWHSLWPRFYNEKAVNWLKKDFNCNIVRAAMGVELGDLSYINNPQFSKEKVEAVVKGAIKSDIYVIIDWHSHNINLKEAKEFFAEMSKKYAKYPNIIYEVFNEPDYETWWEVKNYAEEVIRVIRENDPNNIILVGCPHWDQDIDLPAEDPITGYTNIMYTMHFYAATHGKELRDRTDAAIKSGLPVFVSESAGMEASGDGPLNYKAWQDYIDWMEAKKISWITWSVSDKDETCSILKKTAGSEGKWKDEDLKESGIKVREYLRKYNKSE, from the coding sequence ATGAAATCTAAGCTTTATTATGTCATTGTTTTTCTTTTGATTTTTGTACACGCTTCAAAAGCCCAGTTTGTAAAAAAACATGGACAGCTAAGTGTTCAAGGAACACAGTTAGTAGATAAGAATAATAATCCAATTGTTCTTCGAGGTTTGAGTTTTGGCTGGCATAGTTTGTGGCCAAGATTTTATAATGAAAAAGCAGTAAACTGGCTTAAGAAAGATTTTAATTGTAATATAGTTCGTGCTGCAATGGGGGTAGAACTTGGAGATCTTTCGTATATAAATAATCCACAGTTTTCAAAAGAAAAGGTTGAAGCGGTGGTAAAAGGTGCTATAAAATCAGATATCTATGTAATTATAGATTGGCATAGTCATAATATAAATTTAAAAGAAGCTAAAGAGTTTTTTGCAGAAATGTCAAAAAAATATGCCAAGTATCCTAACATTATATATGAAGTATTTAATGAACCCGATTATGAGACTTGGTGGGAAGTAAAAAATTATGCTGAAGAAGTAATTCGGGTGATTCGAGAAAACGATCCCAATAATATTATTCTAGTAGGCTGTCCTCATTGGGATCAAGATATTGATCTTCCTGCTGAGGATCCTATAACAGGCTATACTAATATAATGTATACAATGCATTTTTATGCGGCAACACACGGAAAAGAATTAAGAGATAGAACTGATGCAGCGATAAAAAGCGGTCTGCCGGTTTTCGTATCAGAATCAGCGGGAATGGAAGCTTCTGGAGATGGACCGTTAAATTATAAAGCTTGGCAGGATTATATTGATTGGATGGAAGCTAAAAAAATAAGTTGGATTACTTGGTCTGTATCGGATAAAGACGAAACATGTTCGATTTTAAAGAAAACTGCTGGATCTGAAGGAAAATGGAAAGATGAAGATTTAAAAGAGTCTGGAATAAAAGTCCGAGAGTATTTAAGAAAATATAATAAGTCGGAATAA
- a CDS encoding glycoside hydrolase family 27 protein, which produces MKNTLLLIALSLASFGFGQGNTHKQQGGKFDGLAMTPPMGWNSWNTFATNIDEKLVKETADIMVSSGLVTAGYNYIVLDDGWMTHERDENGDLVPDPIKFPNGMKALIDYVHNKGLKFGLYNCAGTKTCAGYPGTRGYEYQDARFYAKLGIDFLKYDWCNTEGITAKEAYTTMSNALKTAGRPIVFSLCEWGDNQPWEWGKPIGNLWRISGDIYPCFDCEFKHPENWSSWGFMKIADMRKDIRKYSEPDHWNDFDMMEVGNEMNATEDKTHFAMWCMLASPLFTGNDYRKMSKETLAILTNKELLSVNQDKLGIQGFKYAILDGVEVWLKPLSDGAWAVTFVNRTETVKKVNFDWNKNNFKDVDFGYEADFAKTTFKIKDLWKNKEAGNTKKIFSTTIASHDVVTLKLIP; this is translated from the coding sequence ATGAAAAACACATTATTATTGATTGCTTTAAGCTTAGCCAGTTTTGGTTTCGGCCAAGGTAATACGCATAAACAACAGGGAGGAAAATTTGATGGACTTGCCATGACGCCACCAATGGGCTGGAACTCATGGAATACTTTTGCAACCAATATTGATGAAAAGTTAGTAAAGGAAACAGCAGATATTATGGTTTCGTCTGGTTTAGTGACCGCTGGATATAATTATATTGTGTTAGATGATGGATGGATGACGCATGAGCGAGATGAAAATGGAGATTTGGTGCCAGATCCAATAAAATTTCCAAACGGAATGAAAGCGTTGATTGATTATGTGCATAATAAAGGGTTAAAATTTGGTTTGTATAATTGTGCAGGAACAAAAACTTGTGCAGGTTATCCTGGTACAAGAGGTTACGAGTATCAAGATGCTAGATTTTATGCGAAACTAGGAATTGATTTTCTAAAATACGATTGGTGTAATACAGAAGGAATTACGGCTAAAGAAGCTTATACAACTATGAGTAATGCGCTGAAAACGGCTGGCAGACCAATTGTTTTCAGTCTTTGCGAATGGGGTGACAATCAGCCATGGGAATGGGGAAAACCAATTGGAAATCTTTGGAGAATTTCGGGAGATATTTATCCTTGTTTTGACTGCGAATTCAAACATCCTGAAAATTGGTCTTCTTGGGGATTTATGAAAATCGCCGATATGCGAAAAGATATTCGTAAATATTCGGAACCAGATCATTGGAATGATTTTGATATGATGGAAGTTGGAAATGAAATGAATGCTACTGAAGATAAAACACATTTTGCAATGTGGTGTATGTTGGCATCTCCATTATTTACAGGAAATGATTATAGAAAGATGTCTAAAGAAACTTTGGCAATTTTAACGAATAAAGAATTGCTATCTGTAAATCAAGATAAATTAGGAATTCAAGGATTTAAATATGCTATTTTAGATGGAGTAGAAGTATGGCTAAAACCGCTTTCAGACGGAGCTTGGGCAGTGACTTTTGTAAATAGAACAGAAACAGTGAAGAAAGTCAATTTTGATTGGAATAAAAACAATTTTAAAGATGTTGATTTTGGATATGAAGCAGATTTTGCAAAAACAACCTTCAAAATAAAAGATCTTTGGAAAAATAAAGAAGCAGGAAATACGAAAAAAATATTTAGTACTACAATAGCTTCGCATGATGTGGTTACTTTAAAATTAATTCCTTAA
- a CDS encoding T9SS type A sorting domain-containing protein — protein sequence MKNNKLSSMITIKRDFILLNIFFLLMAFIGQAQVITGNNPYCIASSPSYTIVNPPASTTYDAVNWYASTDSGITFSGDPSPKSLSKVVIKSGNIISAPSYIFATFSLGSTVIYTTPNFNFSTPTAPTPPSYVVTKTSDYCTSQYHIITLNVATNPDPSPTTNFSITPRTPDSSIIITQTSKNVFELKLPLNGQPYFLYDISYTTWTSGCMSNSVSATSYSNSVSLNLTNCSNNTPQVNYEITVSPNPYSNGYITIVAPQVTQAATGICRIYNNSGVLVSSFSLTNSSTAYALKTAVGASLVAGMYVVQVTYANGIVKTKNLVVI from the coding sequence ATGAAAAACAACAAACTTTCAAGTATGATTACAATTAAAAGAGATTTTATTTTACTAAACATTTTTTTTCTGTTAATGGCTTTTATTGGCCAAGCTCAGGTAATTACAGGAAATAATCCATATTGTATAGCGAGTAGTCCGAGTTATACTATCGTGAATCCGCCTGCTTCTACAACTTATGATGCTGTAAATTGGTACGCAAGTACTGATTCCGGAATTACTTTCTCCGGAGATCCATCGCCTAAATCTCTTAGTAAAGTAGTGATTAAATCGGGAAATATAATTAGTGCGCCATCTTATATTTTTGCGACATTTAGTTTAGGGAGCACTGTTATTTATACAACACCAAACTTTAACTTTTCAACTCCGACTGCGCCAACACCGCCAAGTTATGTTGTAACTAAAACAAGTGATTATTGTACGTCACAATATCATATTATAACTCTAAATGTTGCAACAAATCCAGATCCAAGTCCTACTACTAATTTTAGCATAACACCAAGAACACCTGACTCAAGTATAATTATCACACAAACGTCTAAAAATGTATTTGAGTTGAAGTTGCCACTAAATGGCCAGCCCTATTTTTTGTATGATATAAGTTATACAACTTGGACTTCAGGTTGTATGTCTAATTCAGTAAGTGCAACCTCTTATAGTAATTCTGTTTCCTTGAATTTGACGAATTGCAGTAACAATACGCCACAAGTTAATTACGAAATTACAGTATCGCCAAATCCATATAGCAATGGCTATATTACAATAGTGGCTCCACAAGTCACTCAAGCGGCTACTGGAATTTGTAGAATTTATAATAACTCGGGTGTTTTGGTAAGTTCATTTTCACTAACAAATTCAAGTACAGCTTATGCTCTTAAAACGGCTGTAGGAGCATCTTTGGTTGCGGGAATGTATGTGGTTCAGGTAACGTACGCAAATGGAATTGTAAAAACAAAAAACCTAGTCGTAATTTAG
- a CDS encoding outer membrane beta-barrel protein, translated as MKKAFHILAAMLTSSFAFAQEEEAAAPATTWGGSADAYYKYDFSKQMNGLTSFTNSQNSFELGMASIEAGHTFGKASVFVDLGFGKRAAEFSYNETPDKDASAKFLIKQLYFTYNVTDEFKFVAGSFGTHIGYEVLDAVDNKNYSMSYAFSYGPFFNTGVKAQYTSGKFTAMLGLTNPTDFKSAMDAGSYQKTFIGQVGYIGDTGSAYLNFTTGSTNAIPGSIIPVSDENKTQFDLTASKTISDSFSLGLNATYAKTTNDFDSALDGEWFSLVGYANYSFSPSLLLAYRMEYFDAKDAAPSMGTLTGSSVFANTVSLNYKVGKLTIIPELRYDAASEDIFLDKDALPTGGSFYALIATTYSF; from the coding sequence ATGAAAAAAGCATTTCACATTTTAGCCGCGATGTTAACAAGTTCTTTTGCCTTTGCCCAAGAAGAGGAAGCAGCCGCTCCAGCAACCACATGGGGAGGTTCTGCAGATGCGTACTATAAATATGATTTTTCAAAACAAATGAATGGATTAACGAGCTTCACCAACTCACAAAATTCATTCGAATTAGGAATGGCGTCGATAGAAGCAGGTCATACGTTCGGAAAAGCTTCTGTTTTTGTAGACTTAGGTTTCGGAAAAAGAGCAGCAGAGTTTTCGTATAATGAAACACCGGATAAAGATGCAAGTGCAAAATTTTTAATTAAACAGTTGTATTTTACCTATAATGTAACGGATGAATTTAAGTTCGTTGCGGGTAGTTTCGGAACTCATATAGGATATGAAGTTTTAGATGCTGTAGATAACAAAAACTACAGTATGTCGTATGCTTTCTCATACGGGCCGTTCTTTAATACAGGTGTAAAAGCTCAGTATACTTCTGGGAAATTTACAGCGATGTTAGGATTAACAAATCCAACCGATTTTAAATCGGCTATGGATGCGGGATCTTACCAAAAAACGTTCATTGGACAAGTTGGATATATTGGTGATACAGGAAGTGCTTATTTGAACTTTACAACAGGAAGTACAAATGCAATACCAGGAAGTATCATTCCGGTGTCAGATGAGAATAAAACTCAGTTTGATTTGACTGCGTCTAAAACTATTAGTGATAGTTTCTCTCTTGGATTAAATGCGACTTATGCAAAAACAACAAATGATTTTGATAGCGCTTTAGATGGAGAATGGTTTTCATTAGTAGGATATGCTAATTATTCTTTCAGCCCATCATTATTATTGGCTTACAGAATGGAATATTTTGATGCTAAAGATGCGGCACCAAGTATGGGAACATTAACAGGATCTAGTGTATTTGCAAACACAGTTTCTTTAAATTATAAAGTTGGAAAACTTACAATTATTCCTGAGTTAAGATACGATGCAGCGTCTGAAGATATATTCTTAGATAAAGATGCATTGCCAACAGGAGGAAGCTTCTATGCTTTAATTGCAACAACATACTCTTTCTAG
- a CDS encoding OmpP1/FadL family transporter: MKKILFLLITGLTVSASYSQEVSDALRYAQDNLTGTARFRAMSGAFGAVGGDLSALSVNPAGSAIFNTNQVGISFSNQNVKNNSNYFGTETSDKKNSFILNQAGGVFVFKDRNPNNGWNKIAIGATYENTNNFNNSVFSAGTNPTNSIDGYFLAFADGIQLQDIDGLDYRDLDYRGQQAYMGYHGYVIDPVANTATNTQYISNVPEGGNYYQENEIYTRGYNSKVSFNIATSYKDRLYFGANLNVHVTDYRRSSSFYEDNINALQPYETISNLRFNNELYTYGNGFSFQLGAIGKVTEAFRLGIAYESNTWYELYDETSQSINTTRQADGGQPLNANVNPNVVNVYDSYTLQTPDKWTFSAAYVFGKSGLLSIDYAVKNYGNTKFKPINDAGFRGINSDISNTLTSTGELRIGGEYKIKQLSLRGGYRFEGSPYKNGTTIGDLTSYSGGLGYNFGGTKLDLAYSYLERKSNQGFFATGFTDGANISSKLNNVTLTLLFEL, encoded by the coding sequence ATGAAAAAAATACTTTTCCTACTTATAACAGGACTAACTGTCAGCGCGTCATATTCTCAAGAAGTTTCAGATGCTTTACGTTATGCCCAAGATAATTTAACGGGAACTGCGCGATTCAGAGCCATGAGCGGTGCCTTTGGAGCTGTTGGAGGAGATTTATCTGCTCTAAGCGTAAACCCAGCTGGATCCGCAATATTCAATACTAATCAAGTTGGAATATCATTTAGCAATCAAAATGTTAAAAACAATTCAAACTACTTTGGCACTGAAACTTCTGATAAAAAGAATTCTTTCATTTTAAACCAAGCAGGCGGTGTTTTTGTTTTCAAAGACAGAAACCCAAATAACGGATGGAATAAAATTGCTATTGGAGCGACTTATGAAAACACTAATAATTTCAATAATAGTGTTTTTTCTGCTGGAACAAACCCAACTAATTCTATAGACGGATATTTCCTAGCTTTTGCTGACGGAATTCAGCTACAAGACATTGACGGACTAGACTACCGAGATCTTGACTATAGAGGACAACAAGCCTACATGGGATATCATGGGTACGTTATTGACCCTGTAGCTAATACAGCCACTAACACTCAATATATCAGCAACGTTCCCGAAGGAGGTAATTATTACCAAGAAAACGAAATTTACACTCGAGGTTACAACAGTAAAGTAAGCTTCAATATCGCCACTTCTTATAAAGACAGACTTTATTTTGGAGCTAATTTAAATGTTCATGTGACTGATTACAGAAGATCTTCAAGTTTTTACGAAGACAATATCAATGCACTACAACCATACGAAACGATTTCAAATTTACGTTTCAACAATGAATTATACACTTACGGAAATGGTTTTTCTTTCCAGCTAGGAGCAATTGGAAAAGTAACTGAAGCTTTTAGACTCGGTATTGCTTACGAATCTAACACTTGGTATGAACTTTATGACGAAACCTCTCAAAGCATCAATACTACAAGACAAGCAGATGGCGGACAGCCTTTAAATGCAAATGTAAACCCTAATGTAGTAAACGTATACGACTCTTATACTTTACAAACTCCAGACAAATGGACATTCAGCGCCGCTTATGTGTTTGGAAAATCAGGATTATTGAGCATCGATTATGCTGTAAAAAATTACGGAAACACAAAATTCAAACCTATAAATGATGCTGGTTTCAGAGGAATTAACAGTGACATCAGCAACACTTTAACTAGTACTGGAGAATTACGAATTGGTGGCGAATACAAAATAAAACAATTAAGCTTACGAGGTGGATATCGTTTTGAAGGAAGCCCATATAAAAACGGCACTACCATTGGTGACTTAACAAGTTACTCTGGTGGTTTAGGATACAACTTTGGCGGCACTAAATTAGACTTAGCTTACTCTTATTTAGAAAGAAAATCAAATCAAGGATTTTTTGCAACAGGTTTTACAGACGGAGCTAACATCTCTTCAAAACTTAACAATGTAACCCTTACTTTATTATTTGAATTGTAA
- the proS gene encoding proline--tRNA ligase: protein MSKNLTTRSEDYSKWYNELVVKADLAENSGVRGCMVIKPYGYAIWEKMQAELDRMFKETGHQNAYFPLFVPKSMFEAEETNAEGFAKECAVVTHYRLKNDEERPGKLMVDPNAKLEEELIVRPTSEAIIWSTYKGWVQSYRDLPLLINQWANVVRWEMRTRLFLRTAEFLWQEGHTAHATKTEAIEESEKMMNVYADFVENFMAIPVVKGIKTETERFAGADETYCIEALMQDGKALQAGTSHFLGQNFAKAFDVKFANAEGKQEHVWGTSWGVSTRLMGALIMTHSDDQGLVLPPNLAPIQVVIVPIHKTDEQLAQITTAVNELAVKLRKLKISVKYDDRTTQKPGFKFAEWELKGVPVRIAVGPKDLENGTFEVARRDNLTKEVVEGEKIVNYINDLLEQIQKDLFDRALNYRNTHITEVNNFEEFKEVLEGKGGFVSAHWDGTATTEEKIKDLTKATIRCIPLDAVEEAGSCVFTGNPSAKRVLFAKAY, encoded by the coding sequence ATGAGTAAGAACCTCACTACAAGATCAGAAGATTATTCGAAATGGTATAACGAGCTGGTTGTTAAGGCAGATCTAGCTGAAAATTCAGGAGTTAGAGGATGTATGGTGATTAAACCGTACGGATATGCTATTTGGGAAAAAATGCAAGCTGAATTAGATCGTATGTTCAAAGAAACTGGACATCAGAATGCTTATTTTCCTTTATTTGTGCCTAAGAGCATGTTTGAGGCTGAAGAGACAAATGCTGAAGGGTTTGCAAAAGAATGTGCCGTTGTGACACATTATAGATTAAAAAATGATGAAGAACGACCAGGGAAATTAATGGTTGATCCAAATGCTAAATTGGAAGAAGAACTTATAGTTCGTCCGACTAGTGAGGCTATTATCTGGTCTACATATAAAGGATGGGTGCAGTCTTATAGAGATTTGCCTTTATTGATTAATCAATGGGCAAATGTGGTTCGTTGGGAAATGCGTACGCGTTTATTTTTGAGAACTGCTGAATTCTTATGGCAAGAAGGGCATACTGCTCATGCTACAAAAACAGAAGCTATTGAGGAGTCTGAAAAAATGATGAATGTATATGCTGATTTTGTTGAGAACTTTATGGCAATTCCGGTAGTAAAAGGAATAAAAACAGAAACAGAACGTTTTGCCGGTGCTGATGAAACCTATTGTATTGAAGCATTGATGCAAGATGGGAAAGCGTTACAAGCTGGAACTTCTCACTTCTTGGGTCAGAATTTTGCAAAGGCATTTGATGTTAAGTTTGCTAACGCTGAAGGAAAACAAGAACATGTTTGGGGAACATCATGGGGAGTTTCAACTCGTTTGATGGGAGCTTTGATTATGACGCATTCTGATGATCAAGGATTGGTTTTGCCTCCAAATTTAGCTCCGATACAAGTAGTTATTGTTCCGATTCATAAAACAGATGAGCAGTTAGCTCAGATTACAACTGCTGTTAATGAACTGGCTGTGAAATTAAGAAAATTGAAGATTTCTGTAAAATACGATGATAGAACAACTCAAAAACCGGGCTTTAAATTTGCTGAATGGGAATTAAAAGGTGTTCCGGTTAGAATTGCAGTTGGTCCAAAAGATTTGGAAAATGGAACTTTCGAGGTTGCAAGACGTGATAATTTGACAAAAGAAGTTGTTGAGGGAGAAAAAATCGTTAACTATATAAATGATCTTCTAGAACAGATTCAAAAAGACTTATTTGACAGAGCACTAAACTATCGTAATACACATATTACGGAAGTGAATAATTTTGAGGAGTTTAAAGAGGTTTTAGAAGGTAAAGGAGGTTTTGTATCTGCGCACTGGGATGGAACTGCTACTACTGAAGAGAAGATAAAAGATTTGACAAAAGCGACCATTCGTTGTATTCCTTTGGATGCTGTTGAAGAGGCGGGAAGCTGTGTGTTTACAGGGAATCCTTCTGCTAAAAGAGTGCTTTTTGCGAAGGCGTATTAA
- a CDS encoding N-acetylmuramoyl-L-alanine amidase: protein MTKKHFCYLILAVIVSACSTNPYKNTEKAYDQQLKTLENQITSKETQPIPAANVVIDTTYAQQLKIVKDTLSKTSSTYLQNGINTEWIGTVNFNLRKPSFVIIHHTAQDSLQQTINTFTKTKTQVSAHYVISENGKVVQMLNDYLRAWHAGNSTWGKVTDLNSCSIGIELDNNGFKPFTEAQISSLVALLTKLKKDYNIPTQNFIGHADIAPGRKQDPSALFPWKTLAEKGFGIWQDEVLEPAPFDFKIEPALRIIGYNTKNLTAAIQAFKLHYIQTDTTSTLDRKTIDTIYSIYKKQVQ from the coding sequence ATGACAAAAAAGCATTTTTGTTATCTGATTTTGGCTGTTATTGTCAGCGCTTGCTCAACGAATCCTTATAAGAATACTGAAAAAGCGTACGATCAGCAGCTTAAAACTCTTGAAAACCAAATTACCAGTAAAGAAACACAGCCAATTCCTGCTGCAAATGTTGTTATTGATACCACTTACGCTCAGCAGTTGAAAATTGTAAAAGATACATTATCTAAAACAAGCTCAACTTATCTGCAAAATGGAATTAATACGGAATGGATAGGCACGGTAAACTTTAATTTAAGAAAACCAAGCTTTGTTATTATTCATCATACTGCTCAAGATTCATTGCAGCAAACGATAAATACTTTTACAAAAACCAAAACTCAGGTTAGTGCTCATTATGTGATCTCTGAAAATGGAAAAGTAGTTCAGATGCTTAATGATTACCTTAGAGCTTGGCATGCAGGAAATTCAACTTGGGGAAAAGTAACTGATTTAAACTCCTGCTCTATTGGAATTGAGCTTGACAACAATGGTTTTAAACCTTTTACAGAAGCACAAATCAGCAGTTTAGTCGCTTTATTGACAAAATTGAAAAAGGATTACAATATTCCAACTCAAAACTTCATAGGTCATGCCGATATTGCTCCAGGAAGAAAACAAGATCCAAGTGCATTGTTTCCGTGGAAAACACTTGCAGAAAAAGGCTTTGGAATCTGGCAGGACGAAGTTTTAGAACCTGCGCCATTTGATTTTAAAATTGAACCTGCGCTAAGAATTATTGGCTATAACACCAAAAATCTTACTGCAGCAATTCAAGCATTCAAGTTACATTATATTCAAACAGATACAACCTCAACTTTAGATAGAAAAACAATTGATACTATTTATTCTATCTACAAGAAACAAGTTCAATAA
- the rpsT gene encoding 30S ribosomal protein S20, which produces MANHKSALKRIRSNEKKRVLNRYQHKTTRNAIKALRLATDKSDAAAKLSTVISMIDKLAKKNIIHDNKASNLKSKLTKHVAKL; this is translated from the coding sequence ATGGCAAATCATAAGTCAGCATTAAAAAGAATCAGAAGCAACGAAAAGAAAAGAGTTCTTAACAGATACCAACATAAAACTACTCGTAACGCAATTAAAGCATTAAGATTAGCTACTGACAAATCTGATGCAGCTGCAAAATTATCAACTGTAATTTCTATGATTGATAAATTGGCTAAAAAGAACATCATTCATGATAATAAAGCTTCTAACTTGAAGTCTAAATTAACTAAACATGTTGCTAAATTGTAA